One stretch of Candidatus Sulfotelmatobacter sp. DNA includes these proteins:
- a CDS encoding multifunctional oxoglutarate decarboxylase/oxoglutarate dehydrogenase thiamine pyrophosphate-binding subunit/dihydrolipoyllysine-residue succinyltransferase subunit, with the protein MQTLVNVTLPEMGESVSEGSIVEWRKKVGDWVDEGDTIVDVTTDKVDVEVPSTASGVITALHGDEGATVSVGSVLAEIDTTAAKPAGGAATPGAPTPTPVAKPSEPELVTPSSYGAAGSASPPAERADGNGKAGGVLSHHARRLVERLHIDPAKLRGSGPDGLILREDVEAAVASGTIAFSGGLGAASAPPAIQYPPLPAESKVVDLKGSVATLASYMDQSLTIPVATSFRTLHVGTLEQRRAELNAALKQAGRNEKISFTHIIAFALARAASDQPGMTASFRRVEGKPQRVEAGIHLGLAVDAQRKDGSRFLVVPVLKNAAALDFAQFRAAYEDLVAKARDNKLSVEEQTGATFTLTNPGGIGTVASVPRLMIGQGCIIATGAITYPPGFAHATRATLEQLGVEKIMTMTSTYDHRVIQGAQSGEFLRRIDELLAGADGFYETLFAQLGVAAAVRGTSTSANGTPPTPAREAAAPIAELPGVPSEEMLRAIAAGMAIVSAYRRHGHLGASLDPLRTTPPEDPSLDPASYGLTPAMMRAIPASILRVKVPGNTLADVLPKLKETYSSTVAYEIEHISNTQQREWLREYIETGMHRRPLTPQRRVQVLQRLTKVETMERYFRKQFMSQKTFSIEGLDVMVPMLEETISMLAEDGTKTAVIGMAHRGRLSTIAHVVNRPYEELLSEFENAATREEVPVPDSVADDVTGDVKYHHGATGIYTTPVGTQITVELAHNPSHLEAVDGVVEGMTRALQTDHAENPPTRDVEIAAPILIHGDAAFAAQGIVAEVLNLQGLAGYSTGGTIHIISNNQVGFTTDPSEARSTRYASDLAKGYDLPIVHVNADDVDACIAAVHLAIDYRRKFGRDVVVDLIGYRRFGHNEQDEPAYTQPQMYELIKSHPTVRELYASELVAQGILTSDQVKELQDAATLRITDAHKNVKSGAFKEEHETARRAHRPQPAPATAVDKGRLLRWSDEVVAVPDGFVPNKKLQQQFAKRAQALKENGEVDWGTAEALAFASLISDGTPVRLTGQDTERGTFSHRHAVLHDARTNEKYVPLQHLPDAKASFEIHNSPLSEYACLGFEYGYGVETPNALVLWEAQFGDFNNGAQIIIDQFIAAGAAKWGQTTRLTLLLPHGYEGAGPEHSSARLERFLQLSAEGNIRVANCSTAAQYFHLLRAQAKAEQAYPLVVMTPKSLLRNRAAYGTIDELANGTFREAIDDPRFAGGDKSKVERVLLCSGHIYYDLIASPLYAQTTKTAIVRVEMLSPFPVAEVVQLIASYPNASEAVWVQEEPKNMGARAHVRRRLVEKLPGGLVDIGYVGRPYRASPSEGYPGAHAVEQERIVREALTER; encoded by the coding sequence GTGCAAACGCTCGTGAACGTCACCCTGCCCGAGATGGGCGAGTCGGTCAGCGAAGGCTCGATCGTCGAGTGGCGCAAGAAAGTCGGTGACTGGGTCGACGAGGGCGACACCATCGTCGACGTGACGACCGACAAGGTCGACGTCGAGGTTCCCTCGACCGCGAGCGGGGTGATCACCGCGCTGCACGGCGATGAGGGCGCGACCGTCTCGGTCGGCTCGGTGCTGGCCGAGATCGATACGACCGCGGCCAAGCCGGCGGGCGGCGCCGCGACGCCTGGCGCCCCGACCCCGACGCCGGTCGCGAAGCCCAGCGAGCCCGAGCTGGTGACCCCGAGCAGCTACGGCGCCGCCGGTTCGGCGAGCCCGCCGGCCGAGCGCGCCGACGGCAACGGCAAGGCCGGCGGCGTTCTCTCCCACCACGCGCGCCGGCTGGTCGAGCGCCTGCACATCGATCCCGCCAAGCTGCGCGGCAGCGGTCCCGACGGCCTCATCCTGCGCGAGGACGTCGAAGCGGCGGTCGCTTCGGGCACGATCGCGTTCTCCGGCGGTTTGGGCGCGGCGTCGGCCCCGCCCGCGATCCAATACCCGCCGCTGCCGGCCGAGTCGAAGGTCGTCGACCTCAAGGGCTCCGTCGCGACGCTCGCGTCGTACATGGACCAGTCGCTGACCATCCCGGTCGCGACCTCGTTCCGCACGCTGCACGTCGGCACGCTCGAGCAGCGCCGCGCCGAGCTGAATGCCGCGCTCAAGCAGGCCGGCCGCAACGAGAAGATCTCGTTCACGCACATCATCGCGTTCGCGCTGGCGCGCGCCGCGAGCGACCAGCCCGGCATGACCGCGTCGTTCCGCCGCGTCGAGGGCAAGCCGCAGCGTGTCGAAGCCGGCATCCACCTCGGTCTGGCGGTCGACGCGCAGCGTAAGGACGGCTCGCGTTTCCTAGTCGTGCCGGTGCTCAAGAACGCCGCCGCGCTCGACTTCGCGCAGTTCCGCGCCGCCTACGAAGATCTCGTCGCCAAGGCGCGCGACAACAAGCTGTCCGTCGAAGAGCAGACCGGCGCGACGTTCACGTTGACCAATCCCGGCGGAATCGGCACCGTCGCTTCGGTGCCGCGCCTGATGATCGGCCAGGGCTGCATCATCGCGACCGGTGCGATCACCTATCCGCCGGGCTTCGCGCACGCGACGCGCGCGACGCTCGAGCAGCTCGGCGTCGAGAAGATCATGACGATGACCTCGACCTACGACCACCGCGTCATCCAAGGCGCGCAGTCCGGCGAGTTCCTGCGCCGCATCGACGAGCTGTTGGCGGGCGCCGACGGCTTCTACGAGACGCTCTTCGCGCAGCTCGGCGTCGCCGCCGCCGTGCGCGGGACCTCGACCAGCGCCAACGGCACGCCGCCGACGCCCGCGCGCGAAGCGGCGGCGCCGATCGCGGAGCTGCCGGGCGTGCCCTCCGAGGAGATGCTGCGCGCGATCGCAGCCGGGATGGCGATCGTCTCGGCCTACCGCCGGCACGGCCATCTGGGCGCCTCGCTCGATCCGCTGCGCACGACGCCGCCCGAGGATCCGTCGCTCGACCCCGCGTCCTACGGCCTCACGCCCGCGATGATGCGTGCGATCCCGGCCTCGATCTTGCGGGTCAAGGTCCCCGGCAACACGTTGGCCGACGTGCTGCCCAAACTGAAGGAGACGTACAGCTCGACCGTCGCCTACGAGATCGAGCACATCTCGAACACGCAGCAGCGCGAGTGGCTGCGCGAGTACATCGAGACGGGGATGCATCGCCGTCCGCTCACGCCGCAGCGCCGCGTGCAGGTTCTCCAGCGCCTGACCAAGGTCGAGACGATGGAGCGCTACTTCCGCAAGCAGTTCATGTCGCAGAAGACCTTCTCGATCGAAGGGCTCGACGTGATGGTCCCGATGCTCGAAGAGACGATCTCGATGCTGGCCGAGGACGGGACGAAGACGGCCGTCATCGGCATGGCGCACCGCGGCCGCCTCTCGACCATCGCGCACGTGGTCAATCGGCCGTACGAAGAGCTGCTCTCCGAGTTCGAGAACGCGGCGACGCGCGAGGAAGTCCCGGTGCCCGACTCGGTGGCCGACGACGTCACCGGCGACGTCAAGTACCACCACGGCGCGACCGGGATCTACACGACGCCGGTCGGAACGCAGATCACCGTCGAGCTGGCGCACAACCCCTCGCACCTCGAGGCGGTCGACGGCGTCGTCGAAGGGATGACGCGCGCGCTGCAGACCGACCACGCCGAGAACCCGCCCACCCGCGACGTCGAGATCGCCGCGCCGATCCTCATCCACGGCGACGCGGCGTTCGCCGCGCAAGGGATCGTCGCCGAAGTCCTCAACCTGCAGGGCCTGGCCGGCTACTCGACCGGCGGTACAATCCACATCATCTCCAACAACCAGGTCGGCTTCACCACCGATCCGTCCGAAGCGCGCTCGACGCGCTACGCCTCGGACCTGGCCAAGGGCTACGACCTGCCGATCGTGCACGTCAACGCCGACGACGTCGACGCGTGCATCGCGGCCGTTCACCTGGCCATCGACTACCGCCGCAAGTTCGGGCGCGACGTCGTCGTCGACCTGATCGGCTACCGCCGCTTCGGTCACAACGAGCAGGACGAGCCGGCGTACACGCAGCCGCAGATGTACGAGCTGATCAAGTCGCACCCGACCGTGCGCGAGCTCTACGCGTCCGAGCTGGTCGCGCAGGGGATTCTGACCAGCGACCAAGTCAAAGAGCTGCAAGACGCCGCGACGCTGCGCATCACCGACGCGCACAAGAACGTCAAGAGCGGCGCCTTCAAGGAAGAGCACGAGACCGCGCGCCGCGCGCATCGTCCGCAGCCCGCGCCCGCGACCGCGGTCGACAAGGGACGGCTGTTGCGCTGGAGCGACGAGGTCGTCGCCGTGCCGGACGGTTTCGTCCCCAACAAGAAGCTGCAGCAGCAGTTCGCCAAGCGCGCGCAGGCGCTCAAGGAGAACGGCGAAGTCGACTGGGGGACCGCCGAGGCGTTGGCCTTCGCCTCCCTGATCAGCGACGGAACGCCGGTGCGTTTGACCGGTCAGGACACCGAGCGCGGGACGTTCTCGCACCGCCACGCCGTCCTGCACGACGCGCGCACCAACGAGAAGTACGTCCCGCTGCAGCATCTCCCCGACGCCAAGGCGTCGTTCGAGATCCACAACTCGCCGCTCTCGGAATACGCGTGCCTGGGCTTCGAGTACGGCTACGGCGTCGAGACGCCCAACGCGCTGGTGCTGTGGGAAGCGCAGTTCGGCGACTTCAACAACGGCGCGCAGATCATCATCGATCAGTTCATCGCGGCCGGCGCGGCCAAATGGGGTCAGACGACACGCCTGACGCTGCTGCTGCCGCACGGCTACGAAGGCGCGGGCCCCGAGCACTCGAGCGCGCGGCTCGAACGCTTCCTGCAGCTGTCGGCCGAAGGCAACATCCGGGTCGCGAACTGCTCGACCGCCGCGCAGTACTTCCACCTGCTGCGCGCGCAGGCGAAGGCCGAGCAGGCCTATCCGCTGGTCGTCATGACCCCCAAGTCGCTGCTGCGCAACCGCGCCGCGTACGGGACGATCGACGAGCTCGCGAACGGAACGTTCCGCGAAGCGATCGACGATCCGCGCTTCGCCGGCGGCGACAAGTCGAAGGTCGAGCGCGTGCTGCTCTGCAGCGGTCACATCTACTACGACCTGATCGCCAGCCCGCTCTACGCGCAGACGACCAAGACCGCGATCGTCCGGGTCGAGATGCTCTCGCCGTTCCCCGTCGCCGAGGTCGTGCAGCTGATCGCCAGCTACCCGAACGCAAGCGAAGCCGTTTGGGTGCAAGAGGAGCCGAAGAACATGGGCGCGCGCGCGCACGTGCGGCGACGGCTGGTCGAGAAGCTGCCCGGCGGCCTGGTCGACATCGGCTACGTCGGCCGCCCGTACCGTGCCAGCCCCTCGGAGGGGTATCCGGGCGCCCACGCGGTCGAGCAGGAGCGCATCGTGCGCGAGGCGCTGACCGAGCGCTGA
- a CDS encoding metallophosphoesterase, which produces MFALLMLAPWLFVSDVHLDPRALGTQPVTAKKDTNAALLRSALDEMRRVDPDPPVVVIAGDFLAHDIRREDAVKTEALVANAFDEAFPHAQFLVTLGNEDSDCGDYRIGPGATFLRAFAGVWEPLVNRGGAAPGFQETFSREGFYTARLPLRGVRAVVADDVAGSLRFRPCGVPDGAADALRDLRAALAPHGERSWVLFHIPPGIDAYSTIRLAHGLVVVPLLTPQWRAGVVTLLDDPARNVGLVIAGHVHRFSFRLLRAGDAAPVPLLTIPAISPIYGNTPSFLTVDVASDGTIDAAQEHSLLDGRWQIVGGTRTLGLARVDGPSLAALQTRLAHDAGLRAIWSRLYDGAAPAEITQRSWRAYWCVATALTASAYRGCLREGGYSVFTTRGILLAAVALLVLAALALGAARLVVRRTRLPRNRVP; this is translated from the coding sequence ATGTTCGCCCTGCTGATGCTCGCCCCGTGGCTGTTCGTCAGCGACGTCCACCTGGATCCGCGCGCGCTGGGCACCCAGCCGGTGACCGCCAAGAAGGACACCAACGCCGCGCTCCTGCGCTCGGCGCTCGACGAGATGCGGCGCGTCGACCCGGACCCGCCGGTCGTCGTCATCGCCGGCGACTTCCTGGCCCATGACATCCGCCGCGAGGACGCGGTCAAGACCGAAGCGCTGGTCGCGAACGCGTTCGACGAAGCCTTTCCGCACGCGCAATTCCTGGTCACGCTCGGCAACGAGGACTCCGACTGCGGCGACTACCGGATCGGCCCGGGCGCCACGTTCCTGCGCGCCTTCGCGGGGGTCTGGGAACCGCTGGTCAACCGCGGCGGCGCGGCGCCCGGGTTTCAGGAGACGTTTTCGCGCGAGGGCTTCTACACCGCGCGGTTGCCGCTGCGGGGCGTGCGGGCCGTCGTCGCCGACGACGTCGCCGGATCGCTGCGCTTCCGCCCGTGCGGCGTGCCCGACGGCGCGGCCGACGCGCTCCGCGACCTGCGCGCAGCGCTCGCGCCGCACGGTGAGCGCTCGTGGGTGCTGTTCCACATCCCGCCCGGCATCGACGCGTACTCGACGATCCGCTTGGCGCACGGGCTGGTCGTCGTTCCGCTGCTGACCCCGCAGTGGCGCGCCGGCGTGGTGACGCTGCTCGACGATCCCGCTCGCAACGTCGGGCTGGTGATCGCGGGCCACGTGCACCGCTTCTCGTTCCGGCTGCTGCGCGCGGGCGACGCGGCGCCGGTTCCGCTGCTGACGATTCCGGCAATCTCGCCGATCTACGGCAACACGCCGAGCTTCTTGACCGTCGACGTCGCGTCCGACGGCACGATCGACGCCGCGCAAGAGCATTCGCTGCTCGACGGCCGCTGGCAGATCGTCGGCGGGACGCGCACTCTCGGCCTCGCGCGCGTCGACGGGCCGTCGCTCGCGGCGCTGCAGACGCGGCTGGCGCACGATGCGGGCCTGCGAGCAATCTGGTCGCGGCTGTACGACGGCGCGGCGCCCGCGGAGATCACTCAGCGCAGCTGGCGCGCCTACTGGTGCGTCGCGACCGCATTGACCGCGAGCGCCTACCGCGGCTGCCTGCGCGAGGGCGGCTACAGCGTGTTCACGACGCGCGGCATCCTGCTCGCCGCCGTCGCACTGCTGGTGCTGGCCGCACTCGCCCTGGGCGCCGCGCGGCTGGTGGTCCGCAGGACGCGGCTGCCGCGCAACCGCGTCCCCTGA
- a CDS encoding glucose 1-dehydrogenase translates to MSSERAVYVVTGSAAGIGAACVRRLAAAGAAVVVNYTTSEAEARAVATACADAGGEALLVRADVSDDAACRSMADAALARWGRIDGLVNNAGTTVFASHRDLDALDAAAFQRLYAVNVVGTYQMTRAVVPALRARHGAVVNVSSMAGLTGEGSSIAYAASKGALNTLTLSLARALAPEIRVNAVCPGLVETRWTAAALGPEAAARRVAAWEAAAPLGRILTPDDVADAVCWLLLRAPATTGEILQVDGGFHLGPAMRAR, encoded by the coding sequence ATGTCCAGCGAGCGCGCCGTCTACGTGGTTACCGGGTCGGCGGCGGGGATCGGCGCCGCGTGCGTTCGGCGACTGGCCGCCGCCGGCGCGGCGGTGGTCGTCAACTATACGACCAGCGAGGCCGAGGCGCGCGCCGTCGCGACGGCCTGTGCCGACGCCGGCGGCGAAGCGTTGCTGGTGCGGGCCGACGTGTCCGACGATGCCGCTTGTCGGTCGATGGCGGACGCCGCCCTCGCGCGTTGGGGGCGCATCGACGGCCTGGTCAACAACGCCGGGACGACCGTCTTCGCGTCTCACCGTGACCTCGACGCGCTCGACGCGGCGGCCTTTCAGCGGCTCTACGCCGTCAACGTCGTCGGCACGTACCAGATGACGCGGGCCGTGGTGCCCGCGCTGCGCGCACGGCATGGTGCGGTCGTCAACGTTTCCTCGATGGCGGGACTGACCGGCGAGGGATCCTCGATCGCGTACGCCGCCTCGAAGGGTGCCCTCAACACGCTCACCCTCTCGCTGGCGCGGGCTTTGGCTCCCGAAATCCGCGTCAACGCCGTCTGCCCCGGCCTGGTCGAGACGCGCTGGACCGCCGCGGCCCTGGGACCCGAGGCGGCGGCCCGCCGCGTCGCGGCCTGGGAGGCCGCCGCGCCGCTGGGCCGGATCCTGACCCCCGACGACGTCGCCGACGCGGTGTGCTGGCTGCTGCTGCGCGCACCGGCCACGACCGGCGAGATCCTCCAGGTCGACGGCGGCTTCCATCTCGGCCCGGCGATGCGCGCCCGCTGA
- a CDS encoding MFS transporter → MRAPSGAWRRTLWMMVAVQATMSLAFSISAPFLPLYVLELGVHPIAKVDLWAGAIASVNFLLAAIFSPIWGSLADRVGRKAMVVRSSTAVCLFTAAMGLAPNVLVLFLARACMGVFSGFSAAATALVGTQVPEGMLGFSLGWMATGQLVGGLIGPLAGGVLADWLHDYREVFFWTSGVALCATLLCTLAVRERFTRPDAGKGVRGPIWREFGELVRHPQLAPMFAVVLLAQVAALGVQPIVPLFVRDLVGDAPWLATAAGAAFAVTGLADLIASPFLGKRSDVIGYRRVLTISLAGVAGFTIPQAFVHSIWAFLALRFGVGVFLGGVLPTANAWIGTMFPVERRGQVYGVVASATFLGMFAGPLLGGVLAARFGFPAVFLTFGALTLANLAWVVLGVRERVAFAES, encoded by the coding sequence GTGCGGGCCCCGTCCGGCGCGTGGCGCCGCACCCTGTGGATGATGGTCGCCGTGCAGGCGACCATGTCGCTGGCGTTCTCGATCTCGGCGCCCTTCCTGCCCCTGTACGTGCTCGAGTTGGGCGTCCATCCGATCGCGAAGGTCGACCTGTGGGCCGGCGCGATCGCCTCGGTCAACTTCCTGCTGGCGGCGATCTTCTCGCCGATCTGGGGCAGCTTGGCCGACCGGGTGGGGCGCAAGGCGATGGTCGTGCGGTCCTCGACCGCGGTCTGCTTGTTCACCGCGGCGATGGGCCTGGCGCCCAACGTGCTGGTCCTGTTCCTCGCCCGGGCCTGCATGGGGGTCTTCAGCGGCTTCTCCGCGGCGGCGACGGCGCTGGTGGGGACGCAGGTGCCCGAAGGGATGCTGGGCTTCTCGCTCGGCTGGATGGCGACGGGACAGCTCGTCGGCGGTCTGATCGGCCCGCTCGCCGGCGGCGTGCTGGCCGACTGGCTGCACGACTACCGCGAGGTCTTCTTCTGGACGTCGGGCGTCGCGCTGTGCGCGACGCTGCTGTGCACGCTTGCGGTGCGCGAGCGCTTCACCCGGCCCGACGCCGGCAAAGGCGTGCGCGGCCCGATCTGGCGCGAGTTCGGCGAGCTGGTCCGCCATCCGCAGCTGGCGCCGATGTTCGCGGTCGTGCTGCTGGCGCAGGTGGCGGCGCTGGGCGTGCAGCCGATCGTTCCGCTGTTCGTGCGCGACTTGGTCGGCGACGCGCCGTGGCTCGCGACCGCGGCCGGGGCCGCTTTCGCGGTGACGGGCTTGGCCGACCTGATCGCCTCGCCGTTCCTGGGCAAGCGCAGCGACGTCATCGGCTATCGCCGGGTGCTCACCATCTCGCTGGCCGGCGTCGCCGGCTTCACCATCCCGCAGGCCTTCGTCCACTCGATCTGGGCGTTCTTGGCGCTGCGCTTCGGCGTCGGCGTGTTCTTGGGCGGCGTGCTGCCGACCGCCAACGCGTGGATCGGCACGATGTTCCCGGTCGAGCGGCGCGGCCAGGTCTACGGCGTGGTCGCCAGCGCGACGTTTCTGGGGATGTTCGCCGGACCGCTGCTGGGCGGCGTGTTGGCCGCGCGCTTCGGCTTTCCGGCCGTGTTCCTGACCTTCGGCGCCCTGACGCTGGCGAATCTGGCCTGGGTCGTGCTCGGCGTGCGCGAGCGGGTGGCCTTTGCGGAGAGCTGA
- a CDS encoding TIGR00730 family Rossman fold protein yields the protein MRVCVYCGASPGNDPRYAATARAFGAALARAGFGVVYGGGRVGLMGALADGALEAGGEVIGIIPRFLEEREVAHRGVDLHVVQSMHERKALMAEYADAFVALPGGFGTFEEFFEIVTWVQLGLADAPCVLANLDGYFDALLALIDGGRAKGFISAGNRAIVEAFPTIELVLARLTELRAQDGASL from the coding sequence ATGCGCGTCTGCGTCTATTGCGGCGCGTCGCCCGGCAACGATCCGCGCTACGCCGCGACGGCGCGCGCGTTCGGCGCCGCGCTGGCGCGCGCCGGCTTCGGCGTCGTCTACGGCGGCGGCCGCGTCGGGCTGATGGGGGCGCTCGCCGACGGCGCGCTCGAGGCGGGCGGCGAGGTCATCGGCATCATCCCGCGCTTCCTCGAGGAGCGCGAGGTCGCGCACCGCGGCGTCGACCTGCACGTCGTGCAGTCGATGCACGAGCGCAAGGCGCTGATGGCCGAGTACGCCGATGCGTTCGTCGCGTTGCCCGGAGGGTTCGGCACCTTCGAAGAGTTCTTCGAGATCGTCACCTGGGTGCAGCTGGGGCTGGCCGACGCGCCGTGCGTGCTGGCCAACCTCGACGGGTACTTCGACGCGCTGCTGGCGCTGATCGACGGCGGTCGCGCCAAGGGCTTCATCAGCGCGGGCAATCGCGCGATCGTCGAGGCGTTCCCGACGATCGAGCTGGTGCTGGCACGGCTCACCGAGCTGCGCGCTCAGGACGGAGCGTCGCTCTGA
- a CDS encoding putative quinol monooxygenase translates to MLVQAVIYTFPADKADQAEEHLRALAAASIQEAGCHGFLVTRGISDPTTFVLYETWADQAAIDLHYATAHFQTHGVNGIRVLAASRTAILGRPVAQ, encoded by the coding sequence ATGCTGGTCCAAGCGGTCATCTACACGTTTCCGGCCGACAAGGCCGACCAGGCCGAGGAGCACCTGCGCGCGTTGGCCGCCGCCTCGATCCAAGAGGCGGGCTGCCACGGCTTTCTCGTCACGCGCGGGATCTCCGATCCCACCACCTTCGTGCTCTACGAGACCTGGGCGGACCAGGCGGCCATCGACCTGCACTACGCGACCGCGCACTTCCAGACGCACGGCGTCAACGGCATTCGCGTCCTCGCGGCCTCCCGGACAGCCATCCTCGGACGACCCGTCGCCCAGTAG
- a CDS encoding KamA family radical SAM protein gives MIPGESVQHHVKPPVDPALLEHRNLRTGEFWRTVPAYEQIDEPTFLDHIWQGRHSVKTAEELFETIGGIVDPTFLEDAREGFRLAPMAVRVSPYMLASIDWTRPYEDPIRRQFIPVASRLLPDHPRLTLDSLHEQEDAPVQGLTHRYVDKALFLPLQTCPVYCRFCTRSYAIGPDTELVEEKAALAKTPALWEHAFEYIAARPEIEDVVISGGDTYQLAPKNITHIGEALLAIPHIRRMRFATKGPAVMPMKILTDQAWTDALVGVVDKGRALGKDVVLHTHFNSPSEISWITQQAMDVLFRRGVTVRNQSVLIRGVNDDPATMTLLVKRLSWLNVHPYYVYMHDLVKGVEEMRTSIATAVAIEKAVRGATAGFNTPLFICDAPGGGGKRDVHSYEYYDRENGIAVYRAPSVKPGQSFLYFDPIDTLSPAAQARWAVPALQEAMIRDALARADGKVTALA, from the coding sequence ATGATCCCCGGAGAGTCCGTGCAGCACCACGTCAAACCACCCGTCGACCCGGCCTTGCTCGAACACCGAAACCTGCGGACGGGCGAGTTCTGGCGCACGGTGCCGGCGTACGAGCAGATCGACGAGCCGACGTTCCTCGACCACATCTGGCAAGGCCGTCACTCGGTGAAGACGGCCGAAGAGCTGTTCGAGACGATCGGCGGGATCGTCGATCCGACGTTCCTCGAGGACGCGCGCGAAGGGTTCCGGCTGGCGCCGATGGCCGTGCGGGTCTCGCCGTACATGCTGGCGTCGATCGACTGGACGCGGCCGTACGAAGATCCGATTCGCCGCCAGTTCATCCCGGTCGCCTCGCGCCTGTTGCCCGATCATCCGCGCTTGACGCTGGACTCGCTGCACGAGCAGGAAGACGCGCCGGTGCAGGGCCTCACCCACCGCTACGTCGACAAGGCGCTGTTTCTGCCGCTCCAGACGTGCCCGGTCTACTGCCGCTTCTGCACCCGCTCGTACGCGATCGGTCCCGACACCGAGCTGGTCGAGGAGAAGGCCGCGTTGGCGAAGACGCCCGCGCTGTGGGAACACGCGTTCGAGTACATCGCCGCGCGTCCCGAGATCGAGGACGTGGTGATCTCGGGGGGCGACACCTACCAGTTGGCACCCAAGAACATCACGCACATCGGCGAGGCGCTGCTGGCGATCCCGCACATCCGGCGCATGCGCTTCGCGACCAAAGGCCCGGCGGTGATGCCGATGAAGATCCTCACCGATCAGGCGTGGACCGACGCGCTGGTCGGCGTCGTCGACAAGGGCCGAGCGCTGGGCAAAGACGTCGTGCTGCACACGCACTTCAACTCGCCCAGCGAGATCTCGTGGATCACGCAGCAGGCGATGGACGTCCTGTTCCGCCGCGGCGTCACCGTGCGCAACCAGAGCGTGCTGATCCGTGGGGTCAACGACGATCCGGCCACGATGACGCTGCTGGTCAAGCGCCTCTCGTGGCTCAACGTCCACCCGTACTACGTCTACATGCACGACCTGGTCAAGGGCGTCGAGGAGATGCGCACGTCGATCGCCACCGCGGTCGCGATCGAGAAGGCGGTCCGCGGCGCGACCGCCGGGTTCAACACCCCGCTGTTCATCTGCGACGCGCCGGGCGGCGGCGGCAAGCGCGACGTGCACAGCTACGAGTACTACGATCGCGAGAACGGCATCGCCGTCTACCGCGCGCCGAGCGTCAAGCCGGGCCAGTCGTTCCTCTACTTCGACCCGATCGACACGCTCTCGCCGGCGGCGCAAGCGCGCTGGGCGGTGCCGGCGCTGCAAGAGGCGATGATCCGCGACGCGCTGGCGCGCGCGGACGGCAAGGTGACGGCCCTAGCCTAG
- a CDS encoding L-erythro-3,5-diaminohexanoate dehydrogenase has translation MSAAVLGAACALGSHRVLDPSGELPQAAWRLDSSPVIHANEILCAVETLNVDSASFAQIREVCGSDADAIAAHILATVEARGKQHNPVTGSGGMFVGEVLEVGPALAHRRDLAVGDRIASLVSLTLTPLRLAGIDHVDLATGQVRVRGTAVLFESGLYAQLPADLPTTVALAVLDVAGAPAQVSRLAKPGTSVCVIGADGKSGMLACAAARNAVGTEGRVIGVVPSATTSGARLLLEHGLVDALVTADARKPLDVRDLCQEALPQLADLVVNCVNVAGTELASVLCCKDEGTVYFFSMATSFTAAALGAEGAGKDVQMMIGNGYAKGHAALALDTLRNHPALLAHFVSRYACS, from the coding sequence ATGAGCGCGGCCGTGCTCGGCGCAGCGTGCGCGCTGGGGTCTCATCGTGTCCTCGACCCGTCCGGCGAGCTGCCGCAAGCGGCGTGGCGGTTGGACAGCTCGCCGGTCATTCACGCCAACGAGATCCTGTGCGCGGTCGAGACGCTCAACGTCGACTCGGCGTCGTTCGCGCAGATCCGCGAGGTCTGCGGTAGCGACGCCGACGCGATCGCCGCGCACATCCTGGCGACGGTGGAAGCGCGCGGCAAGCAGCACAATCCGGTGACGGGCAGCGGCGGGATGTTCGTCGGCGAGGTGCTCGAGGTCGGTCCGGCGCTCGCGCACCGCCGCGATCTCGCCGTCGGCGACCGCATCGCCTCGCTGGTCTCGCTCACCCTCACGCCACTGCGCCTGGCGGGGATCGACCACGTCGACCTCGCGACGGGCCAAGTGCGCGTGCGCGGCACCGCCGTGCTGTTCGAGAGCGGCCTGTACGCGCAGTTGCCGGCCGATCTGCCGACCACGGTCGCGCTGGCCGTGCTCGACGTCGCCGGCGCACCCGCGCAAGTCAGCCGCTTGGCGAAGCCGGGCACGAGCGTCTGCGTGATCGGCGCCGACGGCAAGTCGGGGATGCTCGCCTGCGCCGCCGCGCGCAACGCCGTCGGCACGGAGGGCCGCGTCATCGGCGTCGTGCCCAGCGCCACGACGTCGGGCGCGCGCTTGCTGCTCGAGCACGGACTGGTCGACGCGCTGGTGACGGCCGACGCCCGCAAGCCGCTCGACGTGCGTGACCTGTGCCAGGAGGCGCTGCCGCAGCTGGCCGACCTGGTCGTCAACTGCGTCAACGTGGCCGGAACCGAGCTCGCTTCGGTGCTGTGCTGCAAGGACGAGGGTACGGTCTATTTCTTCTCGATGGCGACGTCGTTCACGGCCGCCGCGCTGGGGGCCGAAGGCGCGGGCAAAGACGTGCAGATGATGATCGGCAACGGGTACGCCAAGGGCCACGCGGCGCTCGCGCTCGATACCCTGCGCAACCATCCCGCCCTGCTGGCCCATTTCGTTTCCCGGTACGCCTGTTCATGA